Part of the Candidatus Zixiibacteriota bacterium genome, GTGGACCACGAAACTACAGATATTGATATCTTCGGCGAACGTTGGAAACCTTTCCGAACCGTAGCCTGCTGGTACCTGTGGGCATTTCTGGGTAGCGATCTGGCTAAGGAGTGATACAATCCGGCGATCAGGATTTTGGGGAACGTTTCTTTGTGCGATTCAAAAGTGATGCTGCTTGCTGCCGCCCCTTCAAGTAGAGATTTCGTGCCCACGCAAACTCCAGACCAAGAATAGCCAGTCCGGCAAAAATGACAATAAGTCCCGGTCCGGGTAGAAGTATCAACGCCATACCGATCATAACTACTGTGACTCCGATCACGCTTACGACGATACGCCGTATTGATTTGAATGCTCCGCCGGTACGGATCGATTTGCTGGTCGGCCCTGGTGAATCCGATGCTAAGCTCACTGTAATGCTCTCCATATATACATATGGACTACTTTCTCAAACGACACATATTCACCGTATGATACTCGAGAATCCCGATGTTCATTGCTTCGTATCCTCAGATGAAAGATTCGCCGAGGCTGCCTTCCAGCTCAAGCAGCCGTTTCTTGCGCCAGAGTTTGCCGCCATATCCTCCAAGCCCACCGGATGATTCGATGACCCGATGACAGGGTATTATGATCGATAGATAATTGGACCCATTGGCGCGTCCCACCGCTCGCATCCCCCCCGGCTTGCCCACCAACTTGGCCAGTTGGCCATACGATCTGGTTTCACCGTAGGGAATATCCATAAGTTGATCCCAAATTATTTTCTGGAATGGAGTGCCATGAACGTCAATGGAAACGTCGAAAACACGTCGCCGACCATCGAAGTATTCTGTCAGTTCTTTTTCAAGTTGAATCAGATGCGGGTTAGTAACATTGCTTAAGACTGGAGTCGTTTTGTATCGCTTCTCGACACGTTTGAGAATACGTTCCACGCCCCCGCGATCATGCCATTCAAGGAAACAAACGCCTGTATCAGAAGCCCCGGCAATCATATCTCCCAGAGGGCTACTCATGTCAGTAAAAACAATCTTAAGGTCGGGCATAGAATCTCCCTGGTGGAAAACCAAACTCTCGGCGAAACGCATCCCGAAATCCACTCGATGATTCCCATCCGGTGGCAAAGGCAGCCTCAAGATAACCGTTTCCCTCCTCAATCAAAGATCGGGCATAATTCAGACGAAGTCTGCGGTGGAAAGCCGAGGGAGTTGTACCCAGATGTTTCCTGAAG contains:
- a CDS encoding methylated-DNA--[protein]-cysteine S-methyltransferase → MIAGASDTGVCFLEWHDRGGVERILKRVEKRYKTTPVLSNVTNPHLIQLEKELTEYFDGRRRVFDVSIDVHGTPFQKIIWDQLMDIPYGETRSYGQLAKLVGKPGGMRAVGRANGSNYLSIIIPCHRVIESSGGLGGYGGKLWRKKRLLELEGSLGESFI
- a CDS encoding PGPGW domain-containing protein, with protein sequence MSLASDSPGPTSKSIRTGGAFKSIRRIVVSVIGVTVVMIGMALILLPGPGLIVIFAGLAILGLEFAWARNLYLKGRQQAASLLNRTKKRSPKS